From Nonlabens sp. Ci31, the proteins below share one genomic window:
- a CDS encoding acetolactate decarboxylase — MNKLKLLLLLIIATSVVSCADQPTADSTVKHQGALRNMMSGNLEATMSLDSLKQLPHLYALGALEHLKGEIQVFDGVSYVSKSGPNNNVEIASSFNHKASLLVYAQVPEWNYGVELDPFSNNAELERQIKEAALKNGLDVDLPFPFLLKGKAISLDWHVINWPKGDNVHNHKKHQETGSNGILKEEDVEIIGFYSEKHQAIYTHHTTFLHMHFKTDKEHPIAGHIDQLIGVDLQLYLPKI; from the coding sequence ATGAATAAACTAAAACTTTTACTATTGCTAATTATCGCCACGAGTGTGGTAAGTTGTGCTGATCAACCAACCGCAGACAGCACCGTAAAACATCAGGGCGCCTTAAGAAATATGATGTCTGGAAATTTAGAAGCAACAATGTCTCTAGATTCTTTAAAGCAATTACCTCATCTGTATGCTCTAGGTGCATTAGAACATCTCAAAGGAGAAATTCAAGTGTTTGATGGAGTTTCTTATGTGAGTAAATCAGGCCCAAATAACAACGTGGAGATAGCGTCCAGTTTTAATCACAAAGCATCATTGCTAGTCTATGCTCAAGTTCCTGAATGGAACTATGGAGTTGAACTGGATCCGTTCTCTAATAACGCAGAACTAGAAAGGCAAATCAAAGAGGCCGCACTCAAAAATGGGTTAGATGTCGACCTACCATTTCCGTTTTTATTAAAGGGGAAAGCAATATCTTTAGACTGGCATGTGATCAACTGGCCAAAAGGTGACAACGTGCACAATCATAAAAAGCACCAAGAAACTGGATCAAATGGCATTTTAAAGGAGGAAGATGTAGAGATTATAGGCTTCTATTCTGAAAAGCACCAAGCGATTTATACACACCACACCACATTCTTACACATGCATTTTAAGACAGATAAAGAACATCCCATCGCAGGGCATATAGATCAACTTATAGGTGTAGATTTACAACTTTATCTACCAAAGATCTAA
- a CDS encoding universal stress protein has protein sequence MNNIIIPVDFSKYSEYALEIGAMLAKKHNATLHVLHMLELSDSLISHSDSDNKNEMMFLLALSKKKFEPFLDKDYLEGVQVEAMIKHHKVYKEVDELARNVNADLIIMGSHGLMAHEGVFAGSNAEKMVRNSNTPVLTVKSKPQSFNLNTVIFATDLTEASVAAYKKAVNIFSTLESKLHAVYVNRPHTDFISSKEFKEMTQQFAAFGGTDQVDFISGYTVEDGLLQYAEETQADCIAISTHARKGLSHFFRGSISEDLANSSPLPVMSFKI, from the coding sequence ATGAACAACATTATTATACCAGTAGACTTTTCAAAATATTCTGAATACGCTTTAGAGATAGGTGCTATGCTTGCTAAAAAACACAATGCTACCTTACATGTGCTGCACATGCTCGAATTATCAGACTCATTGATCTCTCACTCTGATAGTGACAATAAAAATGAAATGATGTTTCTACTGGCACTTTCTAAAAAGAAATTTGAACCTTTTCTTGATAAAGACTACCTAGAAGGAGTTCAAGTAGAAGCAATGATTAAACACCATAAGGTTTACAAAGAAGTAGATGAATTGGCCCGAAACGTAAATGCAGATCTTATTATAATGGGATCACACGGATTGATGGCACACGAAGGTGTTTTTGCAGGATCAAATGCTGAAAAAATGGTGAGAAACAGTAATACTCCTGTACTAACAGTAAAATCAAAACCACAAAGTTTTAACCTAAATACGGTGATTTTTGCAACAGACCTGACAGAAGCAAGCGTGGCAGCTTATAAGAAAGCTGTAAATATATTTTCTACTTTAGAGAGCAAATTGCATGCTGTGTATGTCAATAGACCTCACACCGACTTTATCAGCTCCAAAGAATTTAAAGAAATGACACAACAATTTGCCGCTTTTGGGGGTACTGATCAAGTGGACTTTATTTCTGGATATACGGTTGAAGACGGCTTGCTACAATATGCAGAGGAAACTCAAGCAGATTGTATAGCGATAAGCACACATGCTAGAAAAGGACTTTCACATTTCTTTAGAGGAAGTATCTCAGAAGACCTCGCTAACAGCTCCCCACTTCCCGTGATGAGTTTTAAGATCTAA
- a CDS encoding cation-translocating P-type ATPase: MKNKNSFYPIEFPHSEDIEKIAQLLQANQQSGLTEQQVQKGIKDYGLNSYKAQKQKSIFLILLAQFKSPIILLLVVAATLSFFFQHWLEGFSVIAVLFITAALGFFMELQARRSMSALKQMDVSVSKVIRDNSIVEIPSERIVPGDIVLLEAGDMVPADGRLFELHQLEADESALTGESLPVTKKLESLKKNTPTAAQTNMIFKGTAVVNGNAKAIITGTGMYTELGKITSLVESAEQSSTPLEQKLQGLTKKLIWITSVFALIFIVTGAIQGKDIYLIVETSLALAVAAIPEGLPIVATIALTYGMLRMAKKNVLIKRLAAVETLGGINTIFTDKTGTLTENNIEVSDICIFDESIAVEKNKIGANNNRAIMDQLLLISTLCNNAVIYEKENDKKQLGDPIEIALLQFVADNNIDSDKINKQYPRVAEEAFSSETKLMGTLHKNGSTNFVAAKGAVEVLIEKCTRYSKGDTLEKLTEKEKKIFLQKAEKIQAQGTRVLAFAFKKGASIPIDNFLQDLTFAGFIGFLDPPRMDVVGALQSCRDAGIKVIMITGDHPATALHIAEKIKLSDKENLVINGKELESNQPEKNLFAATIFARVNPKQKLDMVSLYQKRGDIVAMTGDGINDAPALKKADIGIAMGLKGTQVAKETAEMVLKDDSFSSIVSAIEQGRAIFENIKRFLVYLLSCNLSEIFIIFGYGLLNFSFSILPLQILFLNLVTDIFPALALGVSKGNVLIMKNRPRNPAEAIVVKKDWVRIIVYAFLMALPIMLVSWYCSYYLKYEHEICNNITFFSLALAQLWHVFNLSSYKTSFIRNEITRNAFVWYALLLCIIIMAVFYIVAPLNEILDLQTLDTTIWLIIVGTSFAPVLLIQLLKRAIRVID, translated from the coding sequence ATGAAAAATAAAAACAGCTTCTATCCAATTGAATTTCCTCATTCGGAGGATATAGAAAAAATTGCTCAACTTCTTCAGGCAAATCAACAAAGTGGATTAACAGAGCAACAGGTACAAAAAGGAATTAAAGACTATGGTTTAAATAGCTACAAAGCACAAAAACAAAAAAGCATCTTTTTAATCCTTCTTGCTCAATTCAAAAGTCCTATTATTTTATTGTTGGTTGTGGCTGCAACACTTTCCTTTTTTTTCCAACATTGGTTGGAAGGATTTTCCGTTATTGCAGTACTATTTATTACCGCAGCCTTAGGCTTTTTTATGGAATTACAGGCACGCAGATCCATGAGTGCTTTAAAACAGATGGATGTTAGTGTTTCAAAAGTTATAAGAGATAACTCGATAGTTGAAATCCCCTCCGAAAGGATTGTACCCGGCGATATTGTGCTGTTAGAAGCAGGGGATATGGTACCTGCTGATGGTCGCTTATTTGAACTTCATCAACTCGAAGCAGACGAATCAGCGCTGACAGGTGAATCTTTACCAGTAACCAAAAAGCTGGAATCACTTAAAAAAAACACTCCTACAGCAGCACAGACCAATATGATTTTTAAAGGCACAGCTGTTGTAAATGGCAATGCTAAGGCCATTATAACGGGTACAGGCATGTACACTGAATTGGGTAAAATTACATCTCTGGTAGAATCTGCAGAGCAAAGTAGTACACCACTTGAACAAAAACTACAGGGTCTTACAAAAAAACTAATTTGGATTACAAGTGTGTTTGCGTTAATTTTTATTGTTACAGGGGCTATTCAAGGTAAGGATATCTACCTCATTGTTGAAACGTCACTAGCACTAGCTGTGGCGGCCATTCCCGAAGGACTGCCCATCGTAGCCACCATTGCATTAACATATGGAATGCTGCGTATGGCCAAAAAAAATGTATTAATAAAAAGATTAGCAGCAGTGGAAACCCTCGGAGGTATCAATACCATTTTTACTGATAAAACTGGAACACTTACTGAAAATAATATTGAAGTCAGCGATATTTGCATTTTTGATGAGTCCATAGCTGTTGAGAAAAATAAAATAGGCGCTAATAATAATAGAGCGATTATGGACCAACTGCTTCTGATCTCTACCCTATGCAACAATGCGGTGATCTATGAAAAAGAAAATGATAAAAAACAATTAGGTGACCCGATAGAAATTGCATTGTTGCAATTTGTAGCTGATAACAACATCGATTCCGACAAAATCAACAAACAGTATCCCCGTGTGGCAGAGGAAGCGTTTAGCTCTGAGACTAAACTAATGGGAACCTTGCATAAAAATGGCAGCACTAACTTTGTAGCTGCTAAGGGAGCTGTAGAAGTGCTCATAGAAAAATGTACTAGGTACAGTAAGGGAGATACCCTAGAAAAATTAACTGAAAAGGAGAAAAAAATATTTTTACAAAAAGCAGAAAAAATACAGGCACAAGGCACACGCGTACTTGCTTTTGCGTTCAAGAAAGGTGCTAGTATCCCAATCGATAATTTCTTGCAAGATTTAACTTTTGCCGGTTTTATCGGGTTTTTAGATCCTCCAAGAATGGATGTAGTCGGTGCATTGCAATCTTGTAGAGATGCCGGTATAAAAGTGATAATGATTACGGGGGACCATCCCGCCACTGCTCTTCATATCGCTGAAAAAATAAAATTATCCGACAAAGAAAACCTCGTTATCAATGGCAAGGAATTGGAAAGTAATCAGCCCGAAAAGAATTTATTTGCCGCCACCATATTTGCAAGAGTAAATCCCAAACAGAAGTTAGATATGGTTAGCCTTTACCAAAAAAGAGGGGATATTGTCGCCATGACTGGTGACGGTATAAACGATGCCCCGGCATTAAAAAAAGCAGACATCGGAATTGCGATGGGGCTGAAAGGTACTCAGGTAGCAAAAGAAACTGCTGAAATGGTACTGAAAGACGATTCTTTTAGTTCTATTGTCTCAGCCATCGAACAAGGCAGGGCAATCTTTGAAAACATTAAACGCTTTTTAGTGTATTTGCTCTCTTGCAATTTGAGTGAAATTTTTATCATTTTTGGTTATGGCTTGTTGAACTTCTCCTTCTCAATTCTTCCTTTGCAGATTCTGTTTCTCAACTTAGTTACCGATATTTTCCCAGCATTGGCACTGGGAGTGAGTAAAGGCAATGTACTGATCATGAAAAATCGTCCACGAAATCCCGCAGAAGCCATTGTTGTCAAAAAGGATTGGGTACGTATAATCGTATATGCCTTCTTAATGGCATTGCCTATTATGTTGGTAAGCTGGTATTGTAGTTATTACCTTAAATACGAGCATGAAATTTGTAACAACATTACTTTCTTTAGTCTTGCATTAGCTCAATTGTGGCATGTTTTCAATTTATCTTCTTATAAAACATCTTTTATAAGAAATGAGATTACCCGTAATGCATTCGTGTGGTACGCTTTGCTATTGTGTATAATCATTATGGCAGTTTTTTATATAGTAGCTCCGCTTAATGAAATACTCGACCTTCAGACGCTTGATACAACTATTTGGTTAATAATAGTGGGTACAAGTTTTGCGCCTGTTCTATTAATACAATTGTTAAAAAGAGCCATTAGAGTCATTGATTAA
- a CDS encoding RluA family pseudouridine synthase has protein sequence MPNLEVIQENNDYIVVNKMAGLISEKSPYENHTVEDQVVNHLLKNKQKPYIGVIHRLDRVTSGVLVFAKKKSILVEFNDLFSTRKVQKTYLAIVGKKPLKNKKTLTNFLVKNNLEKRADIVPLKSKESLKCILSYQVIDENSFGYLLEIKPKTGRFHQIRAQLAHMEFPIIGDEKYGSNQEYLPLSICLHAWKLTYQVTDSNDFRTYEAPVPKNDFWKFTKI, from the coding sequence ATGCCCAACCTTGAAGTAATACAAGAAAACAACGATTATATAGTCGTGAACAAAATGGCTGGACTTATTAGTGAAAAAAGTCCTTATGAGAATCACACTGTAGAGGATCAAGTTGTGAATCACCTTTTAAAAAATAAACAAAAGCCTTATATTGGGGTTATACATAGATTAGATCGCGTGACAAGTGGGGTGTTGGTTTTTGCAAAAAAGAAAAGTATTCTTGTGGAATTCAATGATCTGTTTAGTACCCGAAAAGTTCAAAAAACGTATTTGGCAATTGTCGGAAAAAAGCCGTTAAAGAACAAAAAAACCTTGACTAATTTTCTTGTAAAAAACAACCTAGAAAAAAGAGCCGATATAGTGCCTTTAAAATCTAAAGAATCTCTAAAATGCATTCTTTCCTATCAAGTTATAGATGAAAACAGTTTTGGCTATCTTTTAGAAATAAAACCTAAAACTGGTCGGTTCCATCAAATAAGAGCCCAGTTAGCACATATGGAATTCCCTATTATAGGTGATGAAAAGTATGGTTCAAATCAAGAATACCTCCCTTTATCAATTTGCCTACATGCTTGGAAATTAACCTATCAAGTCACTGATTCCAATGACTTTAGAACCTACGAAGCTCCTGTTCCAAAAAACGATTTTTGGAAGTTTACAAAAATCTAA
- a CDS encoding aldehyde dehydrogenase family protein translates to MANVTKPVFKERYGNFIGGNFVAPVKGQYFDNVSPVDGKVFTQAARSTQEDVDLALDAAHEAFPSWSSSSAAERSNMLLKIAQVMEDNLEYLATLETIDNGKPIREARAADIPYCIDHFRYFAGVIRADEGSISEHDKNTLSIVLNEPIGVVGEIIPWNFPMLMLAWKIAPALAAGCTAVVKPAEQTPTSVIVLMELIGDILPAGVLNIVTGFGDEAGQALATSKRIAKLSFTGSTETGRKVYHNAAENIIPVTMELGGKSPNVFFPSVAEQDDEFFSKSIEGALMFALNQGEICTTPSRILVHEDIADLFIDKMQERLKLVKAGNPLDPETMIGSQVSKAQCEKILDYINIGKEEGAVVLAGGEAGNHEGDLSGGYYVQPTVLRGTNDMRVFQEEIFGPVVALTTFSSTEEAIAIANDTPYGLGAGVWSRDAHELFQVPRAIQAGRVWVNQYNTYPAHAPFGGVKDSGFGRENHKMALDHYRVVKNMLVSYDKKPMGLF, encoded by the coding sequence ATGGCAAATGTAACTAAACCTGTATTTAAAGAAAGATATGGGAATTTTATTGGTGGTAACTTCGTTGCTCCTGTAAAAGGTCAGTATTTCGATAACGTATCTCCTGTAGACGGCAAGGTATTTACACAGGCGGCTCGTTCCACTCAAGAAGATGTCGATCTGGCTTTAGACGCTGCACATGAAGCGTTTCCCTCGTGGAGTAGCTCTTCAGCTGCAGAACGAAGCAATATGCTATTAAAGATTGCGCAGGTAATGGAAGATAACCTTGAGTATCTGGCAACTTTAGAGACCATTGATAATGGAAAACCAATTCGTGAAGCTCGTGCAGCAGATATCCCTTACTGCATTGATCATTTTCGCTATTTTGCAGGAGTTATTCGTGCAGACGAAGGAAGTATTTCAGAACACGACAAAAATACATTAAGCATCGTATTAAACGAGCCTATTGGTGTTGTTGGAGAAATCATTCCATGGAACTTCCCAATGCTCATGTTAGCTTGGAAAATCGCGCCAGCTCTAGCAGCAGGTTGCACAGCAGTTGTAAAACCAGCAGAACAAACGCCTACCAGCGTTATTGTTTTAATGGAACTCATTGGTGATATATTACCTGCAGGCGTATTAAACATTGTAACTGGTTTTGGTGACGAAGCTGGTCAAGCTTTAGCGACATCTAAACGCATAGCTAAACTTTCCTTCACTGGCTCTACAGAAACAGGTCGTAAAGTATACCACAATGCAGCAGAAAATATCATTCCTGTAACTATGGAATTAGGTGGGAAATCTCCTAATGTGTTCTTTCCATCAGTAGCAGAGCAAGATGACGAATTCTTTAGTAAATCTATTGAAGGTGCTTTGATGTTTGCTCTTAACCAAGGAGAGATCTGTACGACACCTTCTCGTATTCTAGTTCACGAAGACATTGCTGATCTTTTCATAGACAAGATGCAAGAACGCTTAAAGCTAGTTAAAGCAGGTAACCCTCTAGATCCAGAAACAATGATCGGTTCTCAAGTTTCTAAAGCACAATGTGAAAAGATTCTTGACTATATTAATATCGGTAAAGAAGAAGGTGCCGTTGTTTTAGCCGGTGGAGAAGCTGGTAACCATGAAGGTGATCTTTCTGGAGGATACTATGTACAACCAACAGTGTTGAGAGGAACAAACGACATGCGTGTATTTCAAGAAGAAATTTTCGGCCCAGTTGTAGCATTGACTACATTTAGCTCTACAGAAGAAGCAATAGCTATCGCTAATGATACCCCTTACGGCTTAGGAGCAGGTGTTTGGTCTCGCGATGCTCATGAATTATTCCAAGTTCCACGTGCTATTCAAGCTGGTAGAGTTTGGGTAAATCAATACAATACTTATCCCGCCCACGCTCCTTTTGGCGGTGTAAAAGATTCAGGATTCGGTCGTGAAAACCATAAAATGGCATTAGATCATTACCGTGTTGTAAAAAACATGCTGGTCTCTTATGACAAGAAACCTATGGGACTCTTTTAA
- a CDS encoding helix-turn-helix domain-containing protein, whose amino-acid sequence MPIENIPEIYFQNKKTTQDIFVYDFKMSSDVVKSKVNLSMNMFSFLQVGKKQVHFAGTSVAVNKAQSLLLKKGNWLWTELLDTEAAYYCKLFFFSEKKLTDFLSKYTNDVKPYKEDVPYFVIENDDYIAAFINSLSSYTFTDHSYSDALLVLKFEEIMLYLLNKYGSTFEYYLHSLISKEVSPFINVVESNVNSNLKLEEIAFLCNMSLSTFKRHFTSEYKEPPGKWLQNRRLQKAKELLQGGDLKASDIYLDMGYNNLSNFSIAFKKKFGISPTDL is encoded by the coding sequence ATGCCAATAGAAAACATACCTGAAATTTATTTTCAGAATAAAAAGACTACTCAAGACATCTTTGTCTACGATTTTAAGATGTCGAGCGATGTCGTAAAAAGTAAAGTCAATTTAAGCATGAATATGTTTAGCTTTCTACAAGTTGGTAAAAAGCAGGTACATTTTGCTGGCACATCGGTTGCCGTAAATAAAGCCCAATCTTTGTTGCTTAAAAAAGGAAATTGGCTTTGGACGGAGTTATTAGACACTGAAGCCGCTTACTACTGCAAACTTTTCTTCTTTTCTGAAAAAAAACTAACCGATTTCTTAAGTAAGTACACTAACGATGTTAAGCCATATAAAGAAGATGTGCCCTATTTTGTGATTGAAAATGATGATTATATTGCTGCTTTCATTAATTCTTTATCGTCTTACACCTTTACAGATCATAGTTATAGTGATGCTTTATTGGTTTTAAAATTTGAAGAAATTATGTTGTATTTGCTCAACAAGTACGGTTCTACTTTTGAATACTACTTGCACTCATTAATCTCTAAAGAAGTTTCACCGTTTATAAATGTCGTAGAAAGCAATGTAAATTCCAACTTAAAACTGGAAGAAATTGCTTTTCTCTGCAATATGAGTCTATCAACTTTTAAACGTCATTTTACTTCCGAATATAAAGAACCTCCCGGGAAATGGCTTCAAAACAGGCGCCTACAAAAAGCAAAAGAACTACTGCAAGGAGGTGATTTAAAAGCGTCTGATATTTATTTAGATATGGGCTATAATAACCTGTCTAACTTTAGTATAGCTTTCAAAAAAAAGTTCGGAATTAGTCCAACAGATCTTTAA
- a CDS encoding haloacid dehalogenase type II: MKKAVFFDMNETLLNLSLLKEQFDKHFDDQYILKYWFTKLLHSSTIMGIMDEYRNFGELAAVALENLFFENNKSLSSEVKAEILGAFRKLPAYEDVRPALRVLRNNDIRVIAVSNSSLEMIKEQLSNAGIMDLFDSYYSADKVENYKPFKDIYLSAAKQEGLQTENIVMVATHDWDLFGAKKAGLTTAYIKRKQEIYHPYYLQPDFKALNLLDLIRQIIKAEN, encoded by the coding sequence ATGAAAAAAGCAGTATTCTTCGACATGAACGAAACCTTATTAAACTTGAGTTTACTTAAGGAACAGTTTGATAAGCACTTTGATGATCAATATATTCTAAAATATTGGTTTACAAAATTATTACACAGTTCAACTATCATGGGGATTATGGACGAATACAGAAATTTCGGAGAATTAGCAGCTGTAGCTTTAGAAAATCTGTTTTTCGAGAACAATAAATCTTTGAGTAGCGAGGTAAAAGCTGAAATACTTGGAGCATTTAGAAAGTTACCTGCTTATGAAGATGTACGACCTGCTCTTCGTGTTTTAAGAAACAATGATATTCGTGTTATTGCTGTTTCTAATTCGTCTTTAGAAATGATAAAAGAACAGCTATCTAATGCAGGAATTATGGACCTTTTTGATTCTTATTACTCCGCAGACAAGGTCGAGAATTACAAACCTTTCAAGGATATTTATCTTTCAGCAGCTAAACAGGAAGGATTACAAACTGAAAATATTGTAATGGTTGCAACACACGATTGGGATTTGTTTGGAGCAAAAAAAGCAGGACTCACCACAGCTTACATAAAACGAAAGCAAGAAATTTATCATCCCTATTATTTACAGCCAGACTTTAAGGCATTAAACTTACTCGATTTGATACGACAGATAATTAAGGCTGAGAATTAA
- a CDS encoding CPBP family intramembrane glutamic endopeptidase: MEEFSVPIIILSMVVLLSIVGVVKNFGSTLGEEIGWRGFFIYELRKICSFGGVSIISGLIWSIWYWPIILLTYKGSGHVIFHISSFTVMVLGMSVILDYYNFKSNSLWPLALFHSVHNIFIQKIFTTLTSTNESTTFWIDEYGMMLPIITTIFAMYFWRKLRLKICN; encoded by the coding sequence ATGGAAGAATTCAGTGTTCCAATTATTATATTGTCGATGGTCGTACTTTTGTCAATTGTAGGTGTCGTAAAAAATTTCGGCTCCACTTTGGGCGAAGAAATTGGTTGGCGTGGATTTTTCATTTACGAACTTAGAAAAATATGTTCTTTTGGTGGGGTATCAATAATTAGTGGTTTGATTTGGTCAATTTGGTATTGGCCGATTATTTTACTAACCTACAAAGGAAGTGGCCATGTTATATTCCATATTTCTTCGTTTACTGTAATGGTATTAGGAATGTCTGTTATTTTGGATTATTATAATTTTAAGTCAAATAGTTTATGGCCTTTGGCACTTTTTCATTCGGTTCATAATATATTCATACAAAAGATATTCACTACGCTAACTTCGACAAACGAGAGCACTACTTTTTGGATAGATGAATACGGAATGATGCTTCCAATTATCACCACAATTTTTGCGATGTACTTTTGGCGAAAGCTAAGGCTGAAAATCTGCAACTAA
- a CDS encoding lipoate--protein ligase, translating into MAMFCIDSESLDPYFNQAVEEYFLKNFDDNIFMLWRNNNAIIVGKHQNTLAEINVKHVKDRGIKVVRRLTGGGAVFHDLGNINYTFIMGYGEKGAKVDFKKYNQPIIDVLAGLGVKAHFSGRNDILIDDQKFSGNAEHIYHQKQRVLHHGTLLYASEIQDISDALNVNPLKFEGKARKSVSSRVTNISSHLKDDMGVDQFRQKVMNHITEMYPDAILYQLTVNDKAAIQKLADEKYSTWAWNYGYSPKYGLKKGVKTNGGHVEVHLNVYKGVITELEIFGDFFVNRDIDEVKQALIGLEHRQETVLDKLKEIKSSEYFNNISEEELVVAFF; encoded by the coding sequence ATGGCCATGTTTTGTATAGATAGTGAGAGTCTTGATCCTTATTTTAACCAAGCGGTAGAGGAGTACTTCCTTAAGAATTTTGATGATAATATTTTCATGCTGTGGCGGAATAACAATGCTATTATCGTAGGTAAACATCAAAATACTCTTGCCGAGATCAACGTAAAACATGTAAAAGATCGAGGGATAAAAGTAGTAAGACGCCTTACAGGTGGTGGAGCTGTTTTTCATGATTTGGGAAACATCAACTATACCTTTATAATGGGCTATGGCGAGAAAGGAGCAAAAGTAGATTTTAAAAAATACAATCAGCCTATTATTGATGTTTTAGCGGGATTGGGAGTAAAGGCTCATTTTTCTGGAAGAAACGACATCCTAATTGATGACCAAAAGTTTTCGGGCAATGCAGAACACATCTATCATCAAAAGCAAAGAGTTTTACATCATGGTACGTTGCTTTACGCCTCAGAGATTCAGGATATATCGGATGCCCTGAATGTAAACCCCTTAAAGTTTGAAGGGAAAGCTCGAAAGTCGGTAAGTAGTAGGGTGACAAATATTTCTAGCCATCTAAAAGATGATATGGGCGTAGACCAGTTTCGCCAAAAGGTGATGAACCACATTACGGAAATGTACCCTGATGCTATCCTTTACCAATTAACTGTAAATGATAAAGCCGCTATTCAAAAATTAGCAGATGAAAAGTACAGCACCTGGGCATGGAACTATGGCTACTCTCCCAAGTATGGTTTAAAGAAAGGAGTAAAAACAAACGGAGGGCACGTGGAGGTGCACCTTAATGTGTATAAAGGGGTAATTACTGAACTCGAAATTTTTGGTGATTTCTTCGTCAACCGTGACATAGACGAAGTAAAACAAGCTTTGATAGGATTGGAGCACCGCCAGGAAACCGTATTAGATAAATTAAAGGAAATCAAAAGTAGCGAGTATTTCAATAATATTTCTGAGGAGGAGTTGGTAGTAGCGTTCTTTTGA